One window of the Podospora pseudocomata strain CBS 415.72m chromosome 7, whole genome shotgun sequence genome contains the following:
- a CDS encoding hypothetical protein (EggNog:ENOG503NZF9): MKVLTQAIFLSGASTLVDALPSAGLVSPRAPPAEFTANPNVGPGGTRWKDSPHFRIYGATDNAVADRTIAMLEAAYTCFVNDLGWRSPGLSYKQDHDNGPWHKLNVYQVETLPGAAANTPLDLNRGLSWLNVVKAWMAEPGVVVHEFGHALTYSAGWWIDQYRTGAWWETVANFVADTYLTSPHCAPARAKYNQPEGNTIVELKKVIGDSYQVIVDGTVDTANHYQAFPFLTYLHSNPDQIQGLGTSIFPGVWTQYKRYSDETPLHVLERLIAPGGTKIQTVVAKYWARMAFVDINHPKAQAMWRSQRSQINYGNLDNQGNGRYRVKSARRPRYMGANITPLKTNGAVNVSVTVTISGAGKLTSFLAVRQTSGAVRYVELVNSSGNVSVGNGEEAMLVVVNTPANLVLFDPFKLTAETNTGVDYTVQISGATV, encoded by the coding sequence ATGAAGGTATTGACTCAGGCCATCTTCTTATCGGGGGCGTCAACACTTGTTGATGCCCTGCCTTCAGCTGGACTTGTTTCACCAAGAGCACCACCAGCCGAGTTTACAGCCAATCCAAACGTTGGCCCTGGTGGTACTAGGTGGAAAGACTCCCCCCATTTCCGCATCTACGGCGCAACCGACAATGCCGTAGCCGACAGGACCATCGCCATGCTCGAGGCGGCATACACCTGCTTCGTGAATGACCTCGGATGGCGCAGCCCTGGACTCAGCTACAAACAAGATCACGACAATGGGCCCTGGCACAAGCTCAATGTCTACCAAGTGGAAACCCTTCCCGGAGCTGCCGCCAACACTCCCCTCGACCTCAACAGAGGACTGTCATGGCTCAACGTGGTCAAAGCATGGATGGCAGAGCCAGGTGTCGTCGTTCACGAGTTTGGGCATGCCCTGACCTACTCGGCCGGGTGGTGGATCGACCAGTACCGCACCGGTGCTTGGTGGGAGACCGTCGCCAATTTCGTGGCGGATACCTACCTCACCTCTCCTCACTGCGCCCCAGCACGGGCAAAGTACAACCAACCTGAAGGCAACACCATAGTTGAACTCAAAAAGGTCATTGGCGACTCATATCAGGTCATCGTCGACGGCACAGTCGACACAGCCAACCACTACCAggccttccccttcctgaCCTACCTCCACAGCAACCCCGATCAGATTCAGGGACTGGGCACCAGCATCTTCCCCGGGGTCTGGACACAGTACAAGCGATACAGCGATGAGACACCGCTTCACGTGCTTGAACGCCTCATCGCACCTGGTGGCACGAAGATCCAGACTGTGGTGGCAAAATACTGGGCTCGGATGGCCTTTGTggacatcaaccaccccaaggCTCAAGCCATGTGGAGGAGCCAGAGGTCGCAGATCAACTACGGCAATCTGGATAATCAGGGGAATGGGCGGTATAGAGTCAAAAGTGCGAGACGGCCTAGATATATGGGTGCGAACATCACCCCGCTCAAGACCAATGGGGCGGTGAACGTCAGTGTCACTGTGACGATTTCTGGTGCGGGGAAGTTGACGTCTTTCCTTGCGGTGAGACAGACGAGCGGGGCTGTGAGATATGTTGAGTTGGTCAATAGTAGTGGGAATGTTTCGGTTGGAAATGGAGAGGAGGCCATGCTTGTTGTGGTCAATACTCCGGCGAATCTGGTGCTGTTTGACCCGTTCAAGTTGACAGCAGAGACGAATACCGGGGTTGACTATACCGTTCAGATCTCAGGAGCTACGGTTTAG
- a CDS encoding hypothetical protein (EggNog:ENOG503Q05V) yields MGPTYQLWLAVALISSTTAQSPPSTTTTYPTTITTTLTTTYTNPSTPSATTIDHITLLDPWPLSPDFESIFPYPLTQTEILSRTIIHSPSSTSISPPTSTTLTWSLWAVQAFDMSPYVPPICPGPEGEEGCAYGSIKPHYRCEELGLETRCARQCELKDWIWWCRLPRNDGKDSLDGGLGGAPVGRVCADRVDGRGGEGGGGGLAWVPLVEPCDHTDFKVGCKVCRDEEEEEGRVEWRD; encoded by the coding sequence ATGGGCCCAACATACCAACTGTGGCTCGCCGTAGCCCTAATcagctcaacaacagcccaatcacctccctcaaccacaaccacctaccccaccaccatcacaacaacccTCACAACAACCtacaccaacccctccaccccatccgccaccaccatcgaccacatcaccctcctAGACCCCTGGCCTCTTTCTCCCGACTTCGAATCCATCTTCCCCtaccccctcacccaaaCCGAAATTCTCTCCCGCACTATCatccactccccctcctcaacctccatctccccgcCCACCAGCACAACCCTCACCTGGTCCCTATGGGCAGTCCAAGCGTTTGACATGTCCCCTTATGTCCCCCCCATCTGCCCCGGTccagaaggggaagaaggctgtGCATACGGGAGCATCAAGCCTCATTATCGATGCGAGGAGTTGGGACTAGAGACGAGGTGTGCGAGGCAGTGCGAGTTGAAGGATTGGATTTGGTGGTGTAGGCTGCCGAGGAATGATGGAAAGGACTCGTTggatggtggtttgggtggtgcgccggtggggagggtttgCGCGGATAGGGTGGATGGtcgggggggagaggggggaggcggggggtTGGCTTGGGTGCCGTTGGTGGAACCTTGTGATCATACTGATTTCAAGGTTGGGTGTAAGGTTTGtcgggatgaggaggaggaggaaggtcGGGTGGAGTGGAGGGACTGA
- a CDS encoding hypothetical protein (EggNog:ENOG503PIA6), producing the protein MLRLLLIYLAYCALNVFSAPPSSADHRTDHQSQSQVLKLGDDKPCTWDDTFGEVDCGAFTITFGDGSFLGWKLYTTLRLPNFSVHFDLNCTHMGDVWTTAPNAPGLPYVVSIHGGNGCISTDFWWTDWDNLWIKYANQWVDVASDSRCTSVYWNRKGRRCVIETRPADPQPKSGVEVGGATVRG; encoded by the exons ATGCTCAGGCTACTGCTGATCTACCTGGCGTATTGCGCCTTGAATGTCTTCTCTGCACCTCCTTCATCTGCAGATCATCGAACGGACCATCAGAGCCAGTCCCAAGTCCTTAAACTTGGTGATGACAAACCTTGTACTTGGGATGATACCTTCGGTGAAGTAGATTG CGGGGCATTCACTATCACGTTTGGCGACGGTAGTTTCCTGGGCTGGAAACTCTACACCACCCTTCGCCTCCCAAACTTCTCGGTTCACTTCGATCTCAACTGCACACACATGGGTGACGTTTGGACAACTGCTCCAAATGCCCCTGGGCTCCCCTACGTAGTCTCGATTCACGGCGGTAACGGGTGCATCTCAACGGACTTCTGGTGGACCGATTGGGACAACCTCTGGATCAAGTATGCAAATCAGTGGGTCGATGTGGCCAGCGATTCAAGATGCACAAGTGTGTATTGGAAtagaaaggggaggagatgcgTTATTGAGACCAGACCCGCTGATCCACAACCCAAATCTGGTGTGGAAGTTGGCGGGGCAACGGTCAGGGGCTAG
- a CDS encoding hypothetical protein (EggNog:ENOG503PX1U), with protein MWASLLCSALLAAIAFPLIGNSLAIPASSHSFKNQLEGRDDLEKRDELDKPPIYPPFSEDTQNKHLRFDYPWMHWRSRPWEEGYYPIHCVHEAQFNNLWILDFQVRDVWFEDCGVPWTVCRHKDAKEKWYSILDTLSQVPVGMRQYVANLVILPGPIDGGQGFTIQAAAYTRGSVLVFSPTYFKLGVLFHEITHIMDMVALAPFLESQGFPEGTPFSRTKYWKYAYGNDTAVPTPYSRASWQEDFADAGRWAMSDISRYRGLREYSKGWGACRTQIRAFQWWMMPMIFPKKGICTGKVEGGYAVKVVVVEGQNPLVSLFQPGPESREEGRKRPNTKVAGSGVAPIVLPAGAANMFFAYHGA; from the exons ATGTGGGCTTCACTCCTTTGTTCCGCCCTACTTGCAGCCATTGCCTTTCCGCTCATTGGAAACAGCCTGGCAATCCCTGCCTCATCTCACTCATTTAAGAACCAGCTTGAGGGAAGAGACGATCTTGAGAAGAGAGATGAGCTCGACAAACCTCCGATATACCCGCCATTTTCCGAAGACACGCAAAACAAGCACCTGCGCTTTGACTACCCCTGGATGCATTGGAGATCAAGACCATGGGAAGAGGGCTACTACCCAATTCACTGCGTTCATGAAGCCCAGTTCAACAACCTTTGGATTCTAGACTTTCAAGTCCGAGATGTGTGGTTCGAAGACTGCGGCGTCCCGTGGACGGTGTGTAGACACAAGGATGCAAAGGAAAAGTGGTATAGCATCTTGGAT ACCCTTAGCCAAGTCCCCGTAGGCATGCGCCAGTACGTCGCCAACCTGGTCATCCTGCCCGGCCCCATCGATGGCGGACAGGGCTTTACCATCCAAGCTGCGGCCTACACCCGCGGCTCCGTTTTGGTTTTCTCTCCCACTTACTTCAAGCTTGGTGTCTTATTCCATGAGATCACCCACATCATGGACATGGTAGCCCTCGCCCCGTTCCTCGAGAGTCAAGGGTTTCCCGAGGGAACGCCCTTCTCGAGAACAAAGTATTGGAAGTACGCCTACGGAAATGACACCGCCGTGCCAACTCCTTACTCTAGGGCGTCGTGGCAGGAAGACTTTGCCGATGCGGGGAGATGGGCGATGAGTGACATCAGCAGGTACAGAGGGTTGCGGGAGTACAGCAAGGGTTGGGGGGCGTGCAGGACGCAGATTCGGGCCTTccagtggtggatgatgccgATGATATTTCCAAAGAAGGGGATATGCACCGGTAAGGTGGAGGGTGGCTACgcggtgaaggtggtggtggtagagggACAGAATCCGCtggtttctcttttccaACCAGGGCCTGAGAGTCGGGAGGAAGGCAGGAAAAGGCCAAATACCAAGGTGGCAGGGTCAGGCGTGGCACCCATTGTGCTGCCAGCTGGTGCTGCCAACATGTTCTTTGCTTACCATGGGGCTTGA